In Humulus lupulus chromosome 7, drHumLupu1.1, whole genome shotgun sequence, the following are encoded in one genomic region:
- the LOC133790949 gene encoding PWWP domain-containing protein 1-like, giving the protein MISVMNKDGEIDRKSDSIEEPEDVKGKRISEGGVDGAEDEKCSNSSSDEVKVSAMELDSGAQDAKVGSKVFETGKSDETRVKGEVRKESDDGEMELKDSDAKVEILSADELEARDEESEGEDGRKERVDDDARGEAGKGTVSQYNSLLSEFDDFVANENSGQLATSRALRYGFEVGDMVWGKVKSHPWWPGHIFNEAFATAQVRRTRREGHVLVAFFGDSSYGWFDPAELIPFDANFAEKSRQLTSRSFIKAVEEAVDEVSRRRGLALACKCRNPNNFRATNVQGYFAVDVPDYEPRAVYSAIQIRKARDNCRPSEILSFVKQLALSPSVGDEKNLSFVKNKATVFCFRRAVFEEFDETYAQAFNVQSGRSSRDPVVLPSRAPLSGPMVIAETLGGGTSATKHNKVKDSTKKDRYLFKRRDESGNAKDQQTSQEQPSSSAQSAYVEGSVAVGDGDFVLQKRASPVSSKPQISEKHEQTGSVSLPVADSSSNVGESVIVDQAPARSSLATEDVIEDEKPSLDEVKEEAKEGPRSVSDRVEITKTTASTDLSGNGTVPCMIDDTSQSYKQDYKQDGEGFAEFKREENVKISRPDEDIQQSQLSSTPGVEGSHGMDQVLDGSSVEGLPTDAKRVSGMSASVGVKKAKAKRPLEESNSENSMTEGKKKKKKKQLGSETGFRDPQKHLVSKKSSSTGKIGVKSTQIGLAAKEESKVKQSKKISASNNLSDSVGNSLLVGNIELELPELLSDLQALALDPFHGLERNSPAIVRKFFLRFRSLVYQKSLVLSPPSENESIEVRPSKSAVAVGASDNNSSEHVRDLPSSKPAKPTFRSDDPTIAGRKRAPSDRQEEIAVKRSKKISDIKSLAAEKKATPKTSEVQRGEGRESAVPLVRRNKPDSAKRFEPPAKVVEPTMLVMKFPPKTSLPSPAELKARFARFGPMDQAGLRVFWKSTTCRVVFLHKSDAQAAYKYAISNNSLFGNISVRFYVKEVGTPGPEAPELGKSQGDDIYNDAPRAAKDPAVLQRPSVPQLQPQPAVQLKSCLKKSTGDESGQLTGASGSNKGATPRVKFALAGEESTSRVVDQAAAIRNISNNSNASFADNGTPPSTIAMDFSVRNFQKVVPSPSPSSILPLPQFAKAPLNNLRHPDMMAPRNTPIAPPPPPTIDISQQMLNLLTRCNDVVTNVTSLLGYVPYHPL; this is encoded by the exons ATGATCTCTGTGATGAACAAAGATGGCGAAATCGATAGAAAATCAGATTCCATTGAAGAACCTGAAGATGTGAAAGGCAAAAGGATCTCAGAAGGCGGCGTCGATGGCGCTGAGGATGAGAAATGCTCAAATTCAAGTTCGGACGAGGTTAAGGTATCGGCAATGGAGCTCGATTCGGGAGCTCAAGATGCCAAGGTTGGTTCCAAGGTTTTTGAGACTGGAAAATCAGATGAGACTAGGGTTAAGGGCGAGGTCCGTAAGGAGAGTGATGATGGAGAAATGGAATTGAAAGATTCGGATGCTAAGGTTGAAATCTTGAGCGCCGATGAACTCGAAGCTCGAGATGAAGAAAGCGAGGGCGAGGATGGTCGAAAGGAACGTGTAGATGATGATGCACGTGGTGAGGCGGGAAAAGGTACAGTTTCTCAGTATAATTCTCTGTTGTCCGAATTCGATGATTTTGTGGCTAATGAGAATAGTGGGCAATTAGCAACTTCGAGGGCACTGCGTTATGGGTTCGAAGTTGGTGATATGGTTTGGGGGAAGGTGAAATCACATCCATGGTGGCCGGGTCATATATTTAACGAAGCTTTTGCGACTGCTCAGGTGCGTCGAACCAGGAGGGAGGGTCATGTATTAGTGGCTTTCTTTGGTGATAGCAGCTATGGGTGGTTCGACCCGGCTGAGCTTATTCCTTTCGATGCTAATTTCGCAGAGAAATCACGGCAATTGACTTCGAGGAGCTTTATCAAGGCCGTGGAGGAGGCAGTGGATGAGGTAAGTAGGAGGCGTGGTCTTGCTTTGGCTTGTAAATGTAGAAATCCAAATAACTTTCGCGCAACAAATGTTCAAGGGTATTTCGCCGTTGATGTGCCTGATTATGAACCACGGGCTGTTTATTCAGCGATTCAAATTAGAAAGGCAAGAGATAATTGCAGGCCAAGTGAAATCCTCTCTTTCGTTAAACAGTTGGCGTTGTCACCTAGCGTTGGTGATGAGAAGAATCTGAGTTTTGTGAAGAATAAGGCCACTGTTTTTTGTTTTCGTAGGGCAGTGTTTGAAGAATTTGATGAGACTTATGCTCAGGCATTTAATGTGCAGTCGGGACGTTCTTCTCGTGACCCAGTTGTTTTGCCGTCTCGAG CTCCTTTGAGCGGTCCAATGGTGATTGCAGAAACTCTGGGTGGTGGTACCAGTGCCACAAAACATAATAAAGTTAAGGACAGTACCAAAAAAGATAGGTACCTCTTCAAGCGTAGAGATGAATCTGGTAACGCCAAAGACCAGCAAACAAGCCAGGAGCAACCGAGTTCCTCCGCTCAATCAGCTTATGTGGAGGGATCAGTAGCAGTTGGAGATGGGGATTTTGTGTTACAGAAGAGAGCTTCACCTGTTTCTTCAAAGCCTCAGATTTCAGAAAAACACGAACAGACTGGGTCTGTTAGCTTACCCGTTGCAGATTCTAGTTCAAATGTTGGAGAATCTGTAATTGTAGATCAGGCACCTGCTAGGAGTTCTCTTGCCACCGAAGATGTCATTGAAGATGAAAAGCCATCTCTTGATGAAGTGAAAGAAGAAGCGAAAGAAGGACCGAGATCAGTGTCTGATAGAGTAGAGATTACCAAAACCACGGCCTCAACCGATTTGTCAGGAAATGGGACCGTGCCATGTATGATAGATGATACATCACAATCCTACAAGCAGGATTATAAGCAGGATGGTGAGGGCTTTGCTGAGTTTAAACGCGAGGAGAATGTGAAAATTTCTAGACCAGATGAAGATATTCAACAATCCCAGTTGAGTTCTACACCGGGAGTGGAAGGAAGCCATGGAATGGACCAGGTTCTGGATGGTAGTAGTGTTGAAGGTCTACCAACTGATGCAAAGCGTGTAAGTGGAATGAGTGCTTCTGTTGGGGTGAAAAAGGCCAAAGCTAAACGTCCATTGGAAGAATCGAACTCCGAGAACTCAATGACAgagggaaagaaaaagaaaaaaaagaaacagTTAGGCTCAGAAACAGGCTTCAGAGATCCACAGAAGCATTTGGTTTCTAAAAAAAGTTCCTCCACTGGAAAAATAGGGGTAAAATCAACCCAGATTGGTTTGGCTGCTAAAGAGGAGTCAAAGGTAAAACAATCTAAAAAAATTTCTGCCAGTAACAATTTGTCTGATTCTGTTGGAAATTCCCTACTGGTTGGCAACATTGAACTTGAACTTCCAGAACTTTTGAGCGATTTGCAAGCCCTTGCCCTTGATCCTTTTCATGGTTTGGAAAGAAACAGTCCTGCAATTGTAAGGAAGTTCTTCTTGCGATTCCGGTCCCTTGTTTACCAGAAAAGCTTAGTTCTTTCACCCCCATCAGAGAATGAATCTATTGAAGTCCGTCCCTCTAAATCTGCTGTTGCTGTTGGAGCCTCTGATAATAACTCCTCTGAGCACGTTAGAGATTTGCCAtcctcaaaaccagcaaaacccacTTTCCGATCTGATGATCCCACTATAGCTGGACGGAAACGGGCCCCATCAGATCGTCAAGAGGAGATTGCAGTGAAGAGGTCCAAGAAAATTAGCGATATAAAATCCTTGGCAGCGGAGAAGAAGGCCACCCCAAAAACTTCAGAAGTGCAACGTGGAGAGGGAAGAGAATCAGCGGTTCCCCTTGTCCGAAGAAACAAGCCAGACTCTGCTAAAAGATTCGAGCCTCCAGCTAAGGTAGTTGAACCCACTATGCTGGTAATGAAGTTCCCTCCAAAAACGTCTCTCCCTTCCCCAGCAGAACTCAAGGCAAGATTTGCACGTTTTGGGCCGATGGATCAGGCAGGTCTAAGGGTATTCTGGAAATCTACCACGTGCCGAGTTGTTTTCCTTCACAAATCCGATGCTCAAGCAGCTTATAAATATGCCATATCAAACAACTCTCTATTTGGAAACATCAGTGTGAGGTTTTACGTAAAGGAAGTCGGAACTCCAGGACCGGAAGCTCCTGAATTGGGGAAGAGCCAAGGTGATGATATTTACAATGATGCCCCACGAGCTGCCAAGGATCCTGCTGTCTTACAACGACCGTCGGTGCCACAGCTGCAGCCGCAGCCTGCTGTCCAACTCAAGTCCTGTTTGAAGAAGTCTACCGGTGATGAGTCAGGGCAGTTAACCGGAGCTAGTGGTAGCAACAAGGGTGCCACCCCACGTGTTAAATTTGCATTGGCTGGTGAGGAGAGTACAAGTAGGGTTGTCGACCAAGCGGCCGCTATTAGAAATATCTCCAACAACAGCAATGCTAGTTTTGCTGATAATGGTACACCTCCTTCTACTATTGCAATGGATTTTAGTGTAAGAAACTTTCAAAAGGTCGTTCCTTCACCATCTCCCTCGTCTATTCTCCCTCTCCCTCAATTTGCGAAAGCACCACTTAATAATTTACGTCATCCTGATATGATGGCACCCAGAAACACTCCTATTGCACCACCACCACCCCCCACCATTGACATTTCTCAGCAGATGTTAAACCTCTTGACGAGGTGTAACGACGTCGTGACCAATGTCACGAGCTTATTGGGCTATGTGCCGTACCATCCTCTTTGA
- the LOC133790950 gene encoding protein SRC2 homolog → MRYHRPLDITLISASDLKDVNLMSKMDVYAVVSISGDNAKKQKTPVDKDSGSNPKWNYTVKFTVFESAVQQNMLTLKIKLVSDRSFGDKEIGEVQLPIKELLDNYKDESGEKRVSYSVRLPNGKSKGNLNFAYKFGEKITAQAPAPAQPAYKAAAGEPVVAYPPGHAAGPSHGYPAPGGYPPAGAYPYPPPGGYPPPPQAGYGYPPPPVAAPGYGYSPYPVQQPGYGYPPQKPKRNGGNMALGLGAGLLGGLLVGDMISDASDMGGFDDGGFDF, encoded by the exons ATGCGATATCATAG ACCTTTAGATATAACCCTAATCTCCGCTTCGGACTTGAAAGATGTCAACCTCATGTCCAAGATGGACGTCTACGCCGTCGTTTCGATCTCCGGTGACAACGCCAAGAAGCAGAAGACTCCGGTCGACAAAGACTCCGGTTCCAATCCCAAGTGGAATTACACCGTCAAATTCACCGTCTTCGAAAGCGCCGTACAACAGAACATGTTAACCCTCAAAATCAAGCTCGTCTCCGATAGGAGCTTCGgcgataaagagatcggagaggTTCAGCTCCCGATCAAGGAGCTTCTGGATAATTACAAAGACGAGAGTGGCGAGAAGCGCGTGAGTTACAGCGTCCGCTTACCTAACGGAAAATCCAAAGGTAATCTCAACTTCGCCTACAAATTTGGGGAAAAGATCACGGCTCAAGCTCCAGCTCCAGCTCAGCCGGCTTATAAGGCTGCGGCTGGAGAGCCTGTCGTGGCTTACCCACCCGGTCACGCCGCCGGGCCCAGTCACGGGTACCCGGCGCCTGGTGGATACCCACCTGCCGGAGCGTACCCCTATCCACCACCTGGTGGTTACCCACCTCCTCCTCAAGCTGGTTACGGATATCCACCACCACCGGTAGCTGCACCCGGATATGGGTACTCACCTTACCCGGTTCAACAACCGGGTTATGGGTACCCGCCTCAGAAGCCGAAAAGGAACGGCGGAAACATGGCGCTTGGATTGGGAGCCGGTTTGCTTGGTGGTTTGTTGGTCGGAGATATGATCTCCGATGCTTCCGATATGGGTGGCTTCGATGACGGGGGCTttgatttttag